Part of the Cinclus cinclus unplaced genomic scaffold, bCinCin1.1 SCAFFOLD_83, whole genome shotgun sequence genome is shown below.
ctttaccccccccccccccccacagtCATGTGCAGAGGCACCCAGTGCATTACCCAGGGAAAGCTGCCTGAGAGAGAAGAAACATAAATCACCTTTCCCTAGCTAAGCACAATGCAAGACTCCAGGCTGGTCACAGTAATTTTGCTTAATAGCCCATTGGGTGagcaaaaacccccaaaatcaggTCTAAAACTGTTTAAAGCAGGACTGGTATTTTTAGACTGGAACTTTGTCTGatgagggaaggagcagcaggtgcaaacagctgcagctggcagtgaaaGGTATGAAAGCATTAGCAGAGACTTCCGCTGTGGTCAACACTGAAGTATCAGCACAGGTCTCCAGAGAGGGTGTAGGTGGGGGACTGCAGGGTGACTGCTGCTGAGCTCTTCCCAGTTGTCACTAAATATTCAGTTTGCCATAAGCCTCCTCCACTGCTCTCTTTTTTGTGCAAGGCCAGCTGAAACATGACCACCATCCAGGGAGCTCATCCTGAGCAGAATTCCATCTTCCCAACGCTCAAGACTTGCCCACAGCTTCAGCCCAAATACAGGCTGGTCAAGAAGATACAGCAAGCCAAGGGCAAATCACATCTGCAGCAGCCCTATTGCACTTGCCTTACTGGGTCAGCCTGGGGTCTGAGCagtgttttcccttccctttcctgctctgactgcaagtAATTCAGAACTGAAAGGTTTATCAACAGAACAGATCTCTCTTTCCATCATCTAGTCCTGTAGCTATGGCACCGTAGCGCCTCAGAGGCTTTTCTCCCATTGTGTTGAAGATCTGCCCCACATCTTCCTCTGAGTGAGTAGAAAGCAACCTCAAAGGACAGCTCCTGCTGACCCCACCTCACCCTGCTCTGTCATAGGCAGCTCTCAGGCctctgaggaggagcagggttCACTGTGCAGAATTTGAGGTACAGATGTGCTGTGCGGTGAATCCTGCCACCTTTATACCTGacagcaggcagcaggcaggacAGGAGTGGTCCATATCAGAAATGGGTGGGAAAAATCGGGAAAGCTGGTAAAGGAGAGTTCCATTTTATGTGAGGAAGCAAAATTCACCAGCAGGTAGCTTGGCAAGAACCAGAAGATGAAACTGGTCATCTGATTGGACACCAAAACATCCCCAAGTTTTAACTCCAGTTAAAGATTACAGACTGAGCAGCCCTCACTGTCCCAAATGGAGAAAACCCTCTCCACCTGCTGCTGCACCTCCTGGCAGTGGAGGGGCCTCCAACGACATCACACTGCAGACAGCATCTCCTCTGTATGCAAGTGGGCTGCAGGACATGGAGATGCTCTTCTTTAGGTCTGCCAGGTGCAGCTGAGGGATTGGGTTCTTGTGTTCAGAAACTCCCCTCCACTAACAAGACTCTCTCTGTTCCCCAGAGCCAGGTGGAGCTGAGTGGTTACTACGAAGCTGAGAACACCACCCCTTCTTTGGAGGGCTACTTTTGCTTCAACCCAGCCTCATCTGTGGTTGGCAACCAGGGAGACCCCTTCAGAAAGGTCTTCATGCCCCTTATCTATCTGCTGATGTTTGTGCTGGGGACTCTGGGCAATGCCCTGGTCTTGGTCATTTTAGAGAGGTTCAAGAGGTCTCGCACCACCACAGAAAACTTCCTTTTCCACCTCACCCTGGCCAACATGGCACTGTTGCTCACCTTCCCATTCAGTGTGGTGGAGAGTCTGGCTGGGTGGATATTTGGGAAGTTCCTCTGCAAGATACTCAGTGCTGTCCACAAGATCAATTTCTACTGCAGTAGCATGCTGCTGGGGTGCATTGCGGTGGACCGCTACCTGGCCATTGTCTATGCAATCCACACCTACCGCAAACGCAGGGCTCGCTCCATCCACCTCACCTGCACAGCTGTCTGGCTCTGCTCATTGCTTCTGACTTTACCTGATCTCATCTTCATGGAAGTCTGGACAGATGACAGCAACCGCAGCATTTGCTATTTTCCAGAGGTTGGGATTGATGGAAACAATGCGTGGCTGGCAACACGCTTCCTCTACCACACCGTGGGCTTCTTTGTGCCTCTGCTGGTCATGTGTTACTGCTACATGGCCATCATCCGGGCGCTGTGTCAGTCCCAGCGCCTGCAGAGACAAAAAGCTGTCCGTGTGGCCATCCTGGTCACAGgcatcttcctcctctgctggAGCCCATACCACATCGTCATCTTCCTGAA
Proteins encoded:
- the LOC134057560 gene encoding C-X-C chemokine receptor type 5-like, which encodes MGPVSYSSETYDLSQVELSGYYEAENTTPSLEGYFCFNPASSVVGNQGDPFRKVFMPLIYLLMFVLGTLGNALVLVILERFKRSRTTTENFLFHLTLANMALLLTFPFSVVESLAGWIFGKFLCKILSAVHKINFYCSSMLLGCIAVDRYLAIVYAIHTYRKRRARSIHLTCTAVWLCSLLLTLPDLIFMEVWTDDSNRSICYFPEVGIDGNNAWLATRFLYHTVGFFVPLLVMCYCYMAIIRALCQSQRLQRQKAVRVAILVTGIFLLCWSPYHIVIFLNTLTKLEAFTKNCLLEDQLDTAIMVTEAVGFTHCCLNPILYAFIGVKFRNDFFRILQELGCISQETLQEILEVTRKGSGIESDNTTSISTF